A genome region from Arachis duranensis cultivar V14167 chromosome 6, aradu.V14167.gnm2.J7QH, whole genome shotgun sequence includes the following:
- the LOC107493727 gene encoding uncharacterized protein LOC107493727, producing MRNLERQLGQLAKQAERPTNTLPSDTIPNPREECKAMKLRSGKIVEKDTRSINEEEAKSEEESTIDNKKDEKASTSKKDKEILNPQLEDKKEGVKPYIPKLPYPQRLHKEARDQQFPKFLEIFRKLKINIPLVEALEQMPLYVKFLKELITKKRSWQEKKIVLLTQECSDIIQKGLPPKLKDPGSFLIPCTIGNMAIDKSLCDLGANINLMPLAMMKKLMIEEVKPTRMLLQLADRSLKIPNGVVENLLVKVGNFIFLADFVVLDMDEEGNNSVILSRPFLATARVIIDVEKGEMVLRVHEEQIVINVFKAMQYPIEKENCMRIDVVDTLVEEVLVVNQPEEIKDM from the coding sequence ATGAGGAACCTTGAGAGACAATTGGGACAACTAGCCAAACAAGCTGAACGGCCAACCAATACTCTACCAAGTGATACAATCCCCAACCCAAGGGAAGAGTGTAAAGCTATGAAGCTGAGGAGTGGCAAGATAGTGGAAAAAGACACAAGGAGCATCAATGAGGAAGAAGCAAAGTCTGAAGAGGAGAGCACAATAGACAACAAAAAAGATGAAAAGGCATCAACCTCTAAAAAGGACAAGGAAATTTTGAATCCACAACTAGAGGACAAGAAAGAAGGAGTAAAGCCTTATATACCCAAACTGCCTTACCCACAGAGGCTACACAAAGAAGCAAGGGACCAACAATTCCCAAAATTTTTGGAAATCTTTAGGAAACTTAAAATTAACATTCCATTAGTCGAAGCTTTGGAGCAGATGCCATTATATGTAAAGTTTCTTAAAGAACTAATCactaagaagagaagctggCAAGAGAAGAAAATAGTGCTTCTTACTCAAGAGTGTAGTGATATCATTCAAAAAGGGCTCCCACCAAAACTcaaagatccaggaagcttccTTATCCCATGCACAATTGGAAACATGGCTATTGACAAATCACTTTGTGACCTAGGAGCAAACATTAACCTAATGCCTCTAGCCATGATGAAGAAATTGATGATAGAAGAGGTTAAACCTACAAGGATGTTACTACAACTTGCTGACAGATCTCTCAAAATACCAAATGGGGTAGTGGAGAATctcttagtgaaggttggaaACTTCATATTCCTAgccgattttgtggttttggaCATGGATGAGGAAGGAAATAACTCAGTCATTCTTAGTAGACCCTTTCTAGCCACTGCTAGGGTGATTATTGATGTTGAGAAAGGGGAGATGGTTCTCAGGGTACATGAGGAACAAATAGTTATCAATGTTTTCAAGGCCATGCAATACCCTATAGAGAAAGAGAATTGCATGAGAATTGATGTGGTGGACACCTTGGTTGAAGAAGTTCTTGTGGTAAACCAACCAGAGGAGATCAAAGACATGTAA